CTTTATTTTGAAAAGCGGTGTGAAAATCCTTTATCCGGAAGGAAATGAGAAGATGCAGCGTAATGCGCAATTTTTGGCTGATTATCTGAAGACTGCAACCGGAAAAGACTTTTCGATTGAAGCCGGAACTGAAGGTAAAAATGCTATAGTGCTGGCGTTAGGCTCAGAAGTAGAAAACCCTGAATCTTATCAGTTGAAAGTCACCGATCAAGGTGTCACGATAACTGCCCCTACAGAAGCCGGAGTTTTCTATGGTATTCAGACTTTGCGTAAATCATTGCCTATTGCTTTGGGTGCTGATGTAGCATTGCCTGCTGTTGAAATTAAGGATGCTCCTCGTTTCGGTTATCGTGGTGCACATTTCGATGTTAGTCGTCATTTCTTCACAATTGATGAAGTGAAGACTTATATTGATATGCTGGCTTTGCACAACATGAACCGTTTGCACTGGCATATCACTGACGATCAGGGATGGCGTCTGGAAATCAAGAAATATCCGAAGTTGACGGAAATAGGTTCTCAAAGATCGGGAACGGTCATCGGACGTAACTCCGGTGAATATGACAATACACCCTATGGTGGATTCTATACACAGGAACAGGCTAAGGAAATTGTAGATTATGCCGCAGAACGTTATATCACTGTTGTTCCTGAGATTGACCTTCCGGGACACATGCTGGCTGCCCTTGCCGCTTATCCGGAATTGGGTTGTACCGGTGGACCGTATGAAGTTTGGAGACAATGGGGAGTAGCCGATGATGTACTTTGTGCCGGCAACGATCAGGTTCTGAAATTCCTGGAAGATGTATATGGCGAATTGATTGAAATCTTCCCTTCAGAGTATATCCATGTAGGTGGTGACGAATGTCCGAAGGTAAGATGGGAGAAATGTCCGAAATGTCAGGCACGTATCAAAGCGTTGGGCTTGAAATCGGATAAGAATCATAGTAAGGAAGAACGTTTGCAGAGTTTCGTTATCAATCATATAGAGAAGTTCCTGAACGATCACGGACGTCAGATTATCGGTTGGGATGAGATTCTCGAAGGCGGACTTGCTCCTAATGCAACAGTTATGTCATGGCGTGGCGAAAGTGGAGGTATTGAAGCTGCCAAGCAGAAACATGATGTGATCATGACCCCGAACACTTATCTGTATTTTGATTATTATCAGGCTAAAGATACTGAGAATGAACCTTTCGGTATCGGAGGTTATTTGCCGATGGAAAGGGTGTACAGCTATGAGCCGATGCCGGCTTCCCTTACTCCGGATGAACAGCAGTATATAAAAGGTGTACAGGCTAATCTCTGGACAGAATATATTGCTACTTTCTCTCATGCTCAATATATGGTCTTGCCTCGTTGGGCTGCTTTGTGTGAAGTCCAGTGGTCAACACCTGATAAGAAGAACTACGAAGATTTCTTATCTCGTCTTCCACGACTGATTAAGTGGTATGATGCAGAAGGATATAATTATGCAAAGCACGTATTTGACGTAAAAGCAGAATTTACTCCGAATCCGGCTGATGGTACTTTAGACATTACACTTACTACAATTGACAATGCGCCAATCCACTACACGCTAGATGGTACAGAGCCGACTAGTACTTCTCCCGTTTATGATGGCGCTTTGAAGATTAAGGAAAATGCAGACTTCTCGGCTATAGCTATTCGCCCTACTGGAAATAGTCGTGTCGTTTCTGAGAAAATCGATTTCAGTAAATCAAGCATGAAGCCGATTGTTGCTAATCAGCCGGTGAATAAACAATATGAGTTCAAAGGTGTCTCTACGTTGGTAGATGGCTTGAAAGGAAATGGTAACTATAAAACCGGACGCTGGATTGCATTTAGAGGAAATGATATGGATGTGACTATTGATCTCAAACAACCAACAGAGATTTCAAGCGTTGCCATTTCTACTTGCGTAGAGAAGGGAGATTGGGTTTTTGATACAAGGGGACTCTCTGTAGAAGTTTCAGAAGACGGCACAAACTTCACGAAAGTGGCATCTGAAGCTTATCCTGCAATGAAGGAAACTGATAAAAATGGTGTTTATGACCATAAACTAACATTTACACCTGTAACTGCACAATATGTGAAAGTTATAGCTTCACCCGAGAAAAGTATTCCGGAATGGCATGGTGGTAAGAGTTATCCAGGCTTTTTATTTGTAGACGAAATCACAATTAATTAATGAATATAAGAAAGAGATACACTAAAGTTTGTCTTTTCTTATGGGTAATCGGGATGTGTCTTTGTGCACATCCCATTAATGCACAGTCCGTAATTCCTGTTCCCTTAAAGATGGAACAGGGTACGGGCTCTTTTTTACTCTCTGAAAAAACAAAGCTTTATACAAACTTACAAGGAGAAGAAGCTATTCTTCTGGGCGACTATCTGAAAACTGCATTACCTGTACAATTTAAGGAAGGGAAAAAGAAAGATAAACAGAATGTCTTGTCTTTATTGATAACAGAAAAGAATCCTCAGTTGGTGTCACCGGAAAGTTATATATTATCCGTTACTCCTAAACATATTCTGATTCAGGCTTCTTCCGGTGCTGGGTTGTTTTATGGAATTCAGACACTGTTGCAATTATCTCAGCTTTCGGGCACGGGTTATTCTATAGTTTCTGTTGAAGTACAGGATACCCCTCGTTTTGCTTATCGTGGGATGATGCTGGATGTCTCCCGCCACTTCTTCTCTAAAGAATTTGTGAAGAAACAGATAGACGCATTGGCATTTTATAAACTAAACCGTTTGCATTTGCATTTGACGGATGCGGCAGGATGGAGACTTGAAATAAAGAAATATCCTTTATTGACGGAATTTGCCGCCTGGCGTACTGATGCCAACTGGAAGAAGTGGTGGAATGGCGGACGGAAATATCTCCGTTTTGATGAGCCCGGTGCTTCCGGTGGTTATTATACTCAGGATGACATGAAGGAGATTATTGCATATGCGCAGCAGCATTATATCACAATCATTCCTGAAATCGAGATGCCTGCTCATTCAGAAGAAGTATTGGCTGCTTATCCGCAACTCTCCTGTTCGGGTGAACCTTATAAAAACGCAGATTTTTGTGTTGGAAATGAAGAAACATTCACTTTCTTAGAAAATGTGCTTACTGAAGTAATGGAGCTTTTTCCATCGGAATATATTCATGTAGGAGGCGATGAGGCTGGTAAGGCGGCTTGGAAGACTTGTCCGAAATGTCAGAAAAGGATGCAGGATGAACATCTTTCTAATGTAGACGAGCTACAAAGCTATCTGATTCATCGTATTGAACTGTTTCTGAATGCACATGGACGTAAGTTGCTGGGTTGGGATGAAATTCTTCAAGGTGGTCTGGCTCCTAATGCTACTGTAATGTCATGGCGTGGCGAAGAGGGAGGTATTGCTGCTGTCCGTTCCGGTCATCAGGCAATTATGACTCCCGGTCAATATTGTTATTTGGATAGTTATCAGGATGCTCCGTATTCTCAGCCGGAAGCCATCGGAGGATATTTGCCATTGGAGAAGGTTTATTCATATAATCCGGTTTCAGATTCTTTAACTGTAGAACAGGCAAAACTTGTTTATGGTGTGCAGGCAAATCTATGGGCAGAATATATCCCCACTCCGGAGCATATGGAATATATGATATATCCTCGTATCCTTGCTTTGGCAGAAGTGGCTTGGTCGGCTTCCGAACGTAAATCATGGACAGACTTTCATAATCGTGCATTGAAAGCAGTTGATGATTTGCAAGCGAAAGGATATCATACTTTTGATCTTAAAAATGAGATAGGAAGTCGTCCGGAGTCTTTGAAGCCGATAAGTCATTTGGCTGTGGGGAAAAAGGTGATTTATAATGCTCCGTATAGTCCTCACTATCCTGCGCAGGGAAATACAGCTCTTACTGATGGTATTCGTGGCGACTGGACTTATGGAGATGGATCCTGGCAAGGTTTTATCGATAAAAAGCGATTGGATGTTACCATTGATATGGGTACGGAAACTGCTGTCCATTCTGTCTCTGCTGATTTTATGCAAGTGGTAGGGGCAGAGGTCTTTTTGCCTGAATCTGTCACTATTTCCATTTCTGATGATGGAGCAAACTTCACAGAATTGAAACAATATACTTTTGAAGTAAATAGAAAAGAAGCTATTAAATTTATTAGTATTTCATGGGAAGGCAGTGCTGAAGGACGGTATATACGTTATCAGGCTCGTGCCGGAGAAGAGTTTGGCGGATGGATATTTACAGATGAAATAGTAGTGAAATAATCAGATGTATAATTTATGACTATAAATATTAGATACTTATTAGGAATAGCCCTCCTTTTTTCTTTCTCTGTGATCAGTGCACAAGTACGAACCTCGTATACTTTTGAGAAAGGGTGGAAGTTTACACGTGAAGATAATGCTGATTTTATTCAGCCTGACTATAATGATATCAAGTGGCAATCTGTGGTAGTACCCCATGACTGGGCTATTTATGGACCTTTTGGTATAGATAATGACAGGCAATTGACAGCCATTGCGCAAGACGGACAAAAAGAAGCGATGGAACATGCCGGACGTACAGGTGGTCTTCCTTTCGTCGGAGTGGGTTGGTATCGGCTGAATTTTGATGCTCCCTCTTTTGTCAAAGGGAAAAAGGCTACATTAATTTTTGACGGAGCTATGAGCCATGCTCGTGTGTATATTAACGGTCAGGAGGCTGGTTATTGGCCTTATGGATACAATACCTTTTATCTGGATGTAACTCCCTATCTGAAAGAGGGGACAAAGAATACTTTAGCTGTTCGTTTGGAGAATGAGACAGAATCTTCCCGTTGGTATCCGGGAGCCGGACTTTACAGAAATGTACATCTGGTAGTAACGGAAGATGCTCATATTCCGACATGGGGTACACAGTTAACTACTCCGGTAGTGAAGGATGATTATGCGAAAGTGAATATAAAAACGACTTTGGTCGTACCTTCCGGAAAACAGTTTGATGCATACCGTATAGTGACTGAACTTAAAGATAAGGATGGAAAAGTAGTAACTACTGATGAAAAACAAGGTTCCCGTTTTGATGATAATATCTTCAGCCAGGAACTTGTTGTCAGTCGTCCGGCTTTATGGAGCCCGGAAACTCCTGTTCTTTATCAGGCTGTCTCTAAAGTCTATGAAGGCAATATACTGAAGGATGAATATACAACATCTTTCGGTATTCGTACTATTGAGGTCATTCCCAATAAGGGCTTTTTCTTAAATGGAAAGAGAACTTCATTCAAAGGCGTATGCAATCATCATGATCTCGGCCCCTTGGGAGGCGCTGTGAATGATGCTGCTATTCGTCGTCAGATTCGTATTTTGAAAGATATGGGTTGTAATGCGATTCGTACTTCTCATAATATGCCTGCTCCTGAGTTAATCAGAGCTTGTGATGAGATGGGAATGATGGTGATGGCGGAATCGTTTGATGAATGGAAGGCTATGAAGGTTAAGAACGGCTATCGTCATGTTTTTGACGAATGGGCAGTAAAGGATTTGACGAACTTGCTACGTCATTATCGTAATAATCCGAGTGTGGTGATGTGGTGCATCGGAAATGAGGTTCCCGAACAATGGGATGGAAATAAAGGACCTAAAATGTCTTATTTTCTACAGGAACTTTGTCATCGTGAAGATCCGACACGTCCTGTCACACAGGGGATGGATGCGCCGGATGCTGTAGTCAATAATAATATGGCGGCAGTAATGGATATTGCGGGATTTAATTATAGGCCACATAAATATCAGGAGAATTATAAAAAACTTCCTCAACAGATAGTCTTGGGTAGTGAGACTGCTTCTACGGTTAGTTCGCGTGGAGTATATAAATTCCCTGTTACCCGGCAATGGATGAAGAAATATGATGATCACCAGTCTTCTTCTTATGATGTGGAGTCTTGTTCATGGTCCAATCTGCCTGAGGATGATTTTATTCAGCATGAGGACTTACCTTATTGCATAGGAGAGTTTGTTTGGACAGGATTCGATTATCTGGGTGAACCGACTCCCTATTATACAGATTGGCCCAGTCATTCTTCACTATTTGGAATTATCGATTTAGCAGGGCTGCCCAAAGACCGTTATTATCTCTATCGTAGTCACTGGAATAAAGAACAGGAAACACTTCACATTCTTCCTCACTGGAATTGGGAAGGACGAGAGGGAGAGATAACTCCTGTCTTTGTATATACCAACTATCCTTCAGCCGAATTATTCATCAACGGAAAGAGCCAAGGGAAACGTACCAAAGACCTTTCCGTAACCATTGATAACAGTGCTGACTCTGTTTCCATCATGAACCTGAAGCGTCAGAGCCGTTACCGCCTGATGTGGATGGATACAAAATATGAGCCGGGTACGGTGAAAGTCGTGGCTTATGATGCTGACGGGAAAGCTGTAGCTGAAAAAGAACTCCATACAGCCGGTAAACCGGATCATATTGAATTGGTAGCCGATCGTAATGTAATCAAAGCGGATGGAAAAGATTTATCTTTTGTGACAGTGCGAGTGGTAGATAGAGACGGTAATCTGTGTCCGGATGCCTCACATGAAATCAGTTTCAAAGTGAAGGGAGAGGGTAGTTACCGTGCAGGAGCTAATGGTAATGCAGCTTCCTTGGAATCTTTCCAGCATCCGAAGATGAAAGTCTTCAGCGGTATGATGACTGCTATTGTATCTTCGACAGAGCAACCGGGCAAAATAACCCTTGAAGCTACGGGCAAAGGCTTGAAAAAAGGAGCCTTGATCATTGAAAGCTGTCAGGAAGCTAAGAAGTAAGAAATATCGTTGTAATATGTGTAATTCCTCTAAGTGTTTCATTGCGATACACTTAGAGGAGTTTTTGTTTAAGCAGGCAGGAGTTTAACATCTTTGCAGGCAAAATAAAAGCTGTAAAAGTATGTTCTTTTATTAAATTGTATTACTTTTGCATCGTTTTAGTACTGTATCCGTTTCTCTATGAACCTTGGTTCTTATATGGAGATAAGATAAAAAGGCTAAATCCTTAAGAGATGCGCTACTGCTTCATAAATGGATTTCATTTATGAAAGTCAGGGCGCTTTTGTCTTTTAAGTAAGTGATGAAATAAAAAACAAGGGGTAATGGGTGATAATGAATGATTTGGACAAAGAACGACAAACAGAGGGAAGGAAGGCATGGTATGCTGTACAAACCTTCTATTGTAAAGAAGAACATTTGGGGAAATATTTGGAAAAAAAAGGGGTAAATTATTTTATTCCGATGCGATATATCGAGCATGAGACGCTTGATGGTAAAAAGCATCGGAAACTGACTCCAGCTGTACACAATCTGCTGTTTATCGAGAAAGAATTTACGGAAAAAGAACTTTTAGAAAGGGTAAAAGATTGTACTATACCTTTTTTGCTTGTTCGTGACCGGAGTACACGGCGGTGTTATGAGATTCCAGACTGTGAGATGTTGGAATTCCGTGCCGTATGCGATCCTAATTATAAAGGAACTCTTTATGTCGATACAGTAACAGCAGAAGCCCGTCCCGGACAAGCAGTTCGGGTGATCCGTGGCCCGTTTGCCGGACTTGAAGGCAAACTCACGCAATACAAGAAGAGCTATTACGTAGTTGTTACGTTAGCTACTATCGGCGTCATGCTACATATTCCCAAGTGGTATTGCGAAAAAATCAACTAATCATAACATTACGATCATCTGCTCAACACCTTGTTGTCGGACACTTCATGTTTGACCTTTAGAACTGTTTTTTTAATCTCGGAAGGTAATCTATTTATTTAATAAAATATTCATTTTTTTGAGTGGAAGGATATATACCCTGCCACTCAAATCTTGAGTACTAATAACAAATCAATGAAAGGAATTGTTTTAGCCGGTGGTTCAGGTACTCGTTTGTATCCGATCACAAAAGGAGTGAGCAAACAACTGCTCCCTATCTTTGATAAGCCAATGATTTATTATCCTAT
This sequence is a window from Bacteroides thetaiotaomicron VPI-5482. Protein-coding genes within it:
- the galB gene encoding beta-galactosidase GalB, which translates into the protein MTINIRYLLGIALLFSFSVISAQVRTSYTFEKGWKFTREDNADFIQPDYNDIKWQSVVVPHDWAIYGPFGIDNDRQLTAIAQDGQKEAMEHAGRTGGLPFVGVGWYRLNFDAPSFVKGKKATLIFDGAMSHARVYINGQEAGYWPYGYNTFYLDVTPYLKEGTKNTLAVRLENETESSRWYPGAGLYRNVHLVVTEDAHIPTWGTQLTTPVVKDDYAKVNIKTTLVVPSGKQFDAYRIVTELKDKDGKVVTTDEKQGSRFDDNIFSQELVVSRPALWSPETPVLYQAVSKVYEGNILKDEYTTSFGIRTIEVIPNKGFFLNGKRTSFKGVCNHHDLGPLGGAVNDAAIRRQIRILKDMGCNAIRTSHNMPAPELIRACDEMGMMVMAESFDEWKAMKVKNGYRHVFDEWAVKDLTNLLRHYRNNPSVVMWCIGNEVPEQWDGNKGPKMSYFLQELCHREDPTRPVTQGMDAPDAVVNNNMAAVMDIAGFNYRPHKYQENYKKLPQQIVLGSETASTVSSRGVYKFPVTRQWMKKYDDHQSSSYDVESCSWSNLPEDDFIQHEDLPYCIGEFVWTGFDYLGEPTPYYTDWPSHSSLFGIIDLAGLPKDRYYLYRSHWNKEQETLHILPHWNWEGREGEITPVFVYTNYPSAELFINGKSQGKRTKDLSVTIDNSADSVSIMNLKRQSRYRLMWMDTKYEPGTVKVVAYDADGKAVAEKELHTAGKPDHIELVADRNVIKADGKDLSFVTVRVVDRDGNLCPDASHEISFKVKGEGSYRAGANGNAASLESFQHPKMKVFSGMMTAIVSSTEQPGKITLEATGKGLKKGALIIESCQEAKK
- a CDS encoding UpxY family transcription antiterminator; this translates as MNDLDKERQTEGRKAWYAVQTFYCKEEHLGKYLEKKGVNYFIPMRYIEHETLDGKKHRKLTPAVHNLLFIEKEFTEKELLERVKDCTIPFLLVRDRSTRRCYEIPDCEMLEFRAVCDPNYKGTLYVDTVTAEARPGQAVRVIRGPFAGLEGKLTQYKKSYYVVVTLATIGVMLHIPKWYCEKIN
- a CDS encoding glycoside hydrolase family 20 protein — protein: MNIRKRYTKVCLFLWVIGMCLCAHPINAQSVIPVPLKMEQGTGSFLLSEKTKLYTNLQGEEAILLGDYLKTALPVQFKEGKKKDKQNVLSLLITEKNPQLVSPESYILSVTPKHILIQASSGAGLFYGIQTLLQLSQLSGTGYSIVSVEVQDTPRFAYRGMMLDVSRHFFSKEFVKKQIDALAFYKLNRLHLHLTDAAGWRLEIKKYPLLTEFAAWRTDANWKKWWNGGRKYLRFDEPGASGGYYTQDDMKEIIAYAQQHYITIIPEIEMPAHSEEVLAAYPQLSCSGEPYKNADFCVGNEETFTFLENVLTEVMELFPSEYIHVGGDEAGKAAWKTCPKCQKRMQDEHLSNVDELQSYLIHRIELFLNAHGRKLLGWDEILQGGLAPNATVMSWRGEEGGIAAVRSGHQAIMTPGQYCYLDSYQDAPYSQPEAIGGYLPLEKVYSYNPVSDSLTVEQAKLVYGVQANLWAEYIPTPEHMEYMIYPRILALAEVAWSASERKSWTDFHNRALKAVDDLQAKGYHTFDLKNEIGSRPESLKPISHLAVGKKVIYNAPYSPHYPAQGNTALTDGIRGDWTYGDGSWQGFIDKKRLDVTIDMGTETAVHSVSADFMQVVGAEVFLPESVTISISDDGANFTELKQYTFEVNRKEAIKFISISWEGSAEGRYIRYQARAGEEFGGWIFTDEIVVK
- a CDS encoding glycoside hydrolase family 20 protein; this encodes MKQLLKLTGCVALAGLMSSCGSVQEEANYQIIPLPQEIVTSQVNPFILKSGVKILYPEGNEKMQRNAQFLADYLKTATGKDFSIEAGTEGKNAIVLALGSEVENPESYQLKVTDQGVTITAPTEAGVFYGIQTLRKSLPIALGADVALPAVEIKDAPRFGYRGAHFDVSRHFFTIDEVKTYIDMLALHNMNRLHWHITDDQGWRLEIKKYPKLTEIGSQRSGTVIGRNSGEYDNTPYGGFYTQEQAKEIVDYAAERYITVVPEIDLPGHMLAALAAYPELGCTGGPYEVWRQWGVADDVLCAGNDQVLKFLEDVYGELIEIFPSEYIHVGGDECPKVRWEKCPKCQARIKALGLKSDKNHSKEERLQSFVINHIEKFLNDHGRQIIGWDEILEGGLAPNATVMSWRGESGGIEAAKQKHDVIMTPNTYLYFDYYQAKDTENEPFGIGGYLPMERVYSYEPMPASLTPDEQQYIKGVQANLWTEYIATFSHAQYMVLPRWAALCEVQWSTPDKKNYEDFLSRLPRLIKWYDAEGYNYAKHVFDVKAEFTPNPADGTLDITLTTIDNAPIHYTLDGTEPTSTSPVYDGALKIKENADFSAIAIRPTGNSRVVSEKIDFSKSSMKPIVANQPVNKQYEFKGVSTLVDGLKGNGNYKTGRWIAFRGNDMDVTIDLKQPTEISSVAISTCVEKGDWVFDTRGLSVEVSEDGTNFTKVASEAYPAMKETDKNGVYDHKLTFTPVTAQYVKVIASPEKSIPEWHGGKSYPGFLFVDEITIN